GCGAAAAAAAGCACAAGCCGTCCAAAAACAAAACACTGCCCCTCACGTgatgtctcgtgggggttatgaatatttagaaaaaaagttgatggatgagaagagaaagaaaaaactagagGAAGCAACTCTATCCGGAAGCACTGACATCGTcattgatcctccatctcccatcaaacgacacgtgaagtggaagctagcccgcaccaagaaaactggtGACATGACATCTGAagcagcaaaggaaattgctgacaagattataagtcactttcaattcataattgtaattattttttttattgtgtgattAAGTATAGAATAAATGTGTTCTTCACAGGATGCGCTTGAGGAGCAGGCCTCACAGGGTTCCTTTGTTACCCATGGACGTCATGATATactgactgctgccattgggcgaccagaacaccctggtcGTGTGCGTGCTGTAGGAGCCGGTATAACcatcaaacaatactttggatcagCTTCAAGGACCTCCTCCATTGCTCCCGAATACCTGCAACAGTTGACGCAACAAATCAAGGACCAACTAGAGGATTCAATCACAGAAAAAGTCACTCGACGGCTAATGTTATCCCTCAGCCaaatgcaatcacagggacttgcactgcctcctGAACCTGATGTTGGTCCTTCAGctgctcgtgtcagcacaaaggagagttgtgttgatccctcagggaacgaTCTAGACACCGGTGACTCATACAAATGTGGGTTGTATATTGAAGAATATTCTTCTCGCCTGGTTGCCCtgggaagagtttatgagggatctaCAACAATTCACAACATTCCCTTGCTGCATGATCAAGttaaggttggtgttgaggagatTAGAGATGTAGATGCTcccattcctgtacccactaaAGAGGTTAAGGTCATGGGACAGGCTCTTAACACATTCCTTGCTTGGCTGACACATCTAGTcaagcgtttatcagaacaggtattttagtgtcattaaatgcttatttttccaattaaaatgtttactgtgattaaattatgtcaattaattatgttggataaacagggAGCTGTGAGACCCGCGAAACCTGCAGATAGGCCAGATgatgaggtcgatgatccgctatatctaatgacattgaccattCCACAGCTTTTTCTGAAGCCattgcaggttatgtgggatgctaccttgTTTGGCCTA
This region of Glycine max cultivar Williams 82 chromosome 7, Glycine_max_v4.0, whole genome shotgun sequence genomic DNA includes:
- the LOC102659554 gene encoding uncharacterized protein, whose product is MATQSNSPPPPPPSTGVASHSSSPPLKRTRKASRLRLLATRPVGAERPLVHVDPVTGKADGPHSKKFRTYLGIVARDKVDVTYENWKHVPITQKDLIWEDIQAEFDIPEASDLRTKKKILQTVGERWRQFKSDLTSKWALATDKDSVDDTVCKMYGINKEKWTQFCQSRRDPSWENVRKKAQAVQKQNTAPHVMSRGGYEYLEKKLMDEKRKKKLEEATLSGSTDIVIDPPSPIKRHVKWKLARTKKTGDMTSEAAKEIADKIDALEEQASQGSFVTHGRHDILTAAIGRPEHPGRVRAVGAGITIKQYFGSASRTSSIAPEYLQQLTQQIKDQLEDSITEKVTRRLMLSLSQMQSQGLALPPEPDVGPSAARVSTKESCVDPSGNDLDTGDSYKCGLYIEEYSSRLVALGRVYEGSTTIHNIPLLHDQVKVGS